A region of the Planktothrix tepida PCC 9214 genome:
TTTTAACGCTGTTGTGGAAGGGTGCGCTAATCGGGAAGAAACGTGGATATCCTCGGAATTAAAGCAAATTTATCACGCTTTAAATCAAGCCGGGTTTGCCTATAGTTTTGAAACATGGAAAGAAGGGGAGTTAGCCGGAGGAATATTAGGCATTGTAATTGGGGGAGCGTTTATTGGAGAATCGATGTTTTTTAATATTCCTGATGGTTCTAAGGTGGCAATGGTTAAATTAGTTGAACGCTTAATTGAAAGAAAATTTATTTTATTTGATGCTCAAATGAATAACCCCCATTTAGAACGATTTGGCTCTTATATTATTAAGAATCAAGATTATAAAAAACTTCTCAAAAAAGCTATTATTCAACCTTGTTCTTTTTAGGCTCAGTTTATATCCTAATGGTTCTAGCCGTTGTCCTAGCCATTAAAACGTCTGCTGAAGCAGCCAACAAGATTAACCTTCCCTATAGGGGAAATATCCAGAAAATAATACAATTATCTATCTTAGAGAATTTATAGGTGTGGGTTGTCATAGCTTTGGGGTGGATACTTGAAAGTCCCATTCAAGCCATCTACTACCCAGTTAAACCCGAAAGCCATAACCGAGAAATTCTGCCAACCCTAGGCGAAAGAATAGCGGTGTTTGAATCCCCTTCTTTATTATACGGATAGGAGGCGAAGTCCCAAGAATGTAAAACTGTCAAGATCTCTAGGTATAAAGGGTTAAGAGTTGTCTAATCAGAGGAGAAGGAAGGCATTTTGGTTTTATCACGCGCGAAACAGTTTTGGAATTTTGGACAAACGGTATTAGGGATTATTTTTCGTCATCCCGTCCCTGGAACCAGTATTATTCCCATTCTGCCTAATGGCCAAATTGTTTTGGTGCGACGTCGAGATAATGGCAAATGGGCTTTACCTGGGGGGATGGTAGACTGGGGCGAAGAAATCTCAACCACAATTCAACGGGAATTGACTGAAGAAACTGGGTTAGAATTAGTGAAAATTCGACGTTTAGTGGGTGTATATTCGTCGCCAGATCGAGATCCGCGAATTCATTCTATCTGTGTGGTTGTGGAAGCGGATGTTCAAGGGAACTTTCAAGTTCAGGACATCCATGAAATTACGGAGGTTAAAGCCTTTGATGTCACATCCCTCCCCACGGATTTCAGTCATGACTGTGAACGTCATCTTCAGGACTATTTAAACGGTCTGACGACGTTAGCTTAAGGTTTGTCCACTGTATTAATAATTAGGATGTATCAATTATTCCATCATTTTCGGGTTCAAATTCCCCAAGGCCAGATTTTCTGGCGTGAAGCTGGCTATGGCCCTACGATTATTTTTCTGCATGGGTCTTGGGCGGATAGTAGTCAATGGATTCCGTTGATGCAGCACTTAAGTCTTGAATATCATTGTGTTGCACCGGATGTTTTGGGATGTGGAGAATCTCGATCTTTTACGAAAATTCACCCTTCTATTAGTTTGGAAGTGGAGTGTTTAGCCGAACAAATTAAATCCCTGAAACTGAAGGAATTTTGTTTAGTGGGTCACGGTTTGGGCGCCTGGATTGCCACTCGTTATGCTTTAGAATATCCTGATGCTGTGAAAGGCTTAGTGGTGATTGCCCCGGAGGGAGTGGAATTTCCCAACTATAAAAAAGAATGGGGACGAATCCGGCAATTAGCGGCTAATTTTTCCCCCTTGATTTGGTTTTTGAAACTGATTTATCCCTTAGCGTTTCTATTTGGACAAGGAAAAAAAATTCAGGCTGAGTTGAACCAGAGGCAGATGATGTTGCAGTGGCCCGTTGCGAATAAATTGTTATATCAGCGTCGGTGGGCGGAAATTCACGGGGAAATGCTGAATCAACGTCTCCATGAGTTGAGGTTGCCGACTTTGGTTTTACAAGGAAATGAAGATACTGCCATGGCTTATCAACACAGTAAAACTTATTCCGAAATTACACCGATGGCTCAATGTCAAATTATTGAGGGCGGACAACCGAATTTACCCGTACAAATGCCAGAAGTGATTGCTCAATCGATTAGAACGTTTATTACCACCCATGTTCAGTTTTCAGAGCCGCCATCCCCCGAAATATTAGATGAGGATCAACCAACAGATGAGTCTTCGTATCAGGAAACTGCTTGGTAAAGTAACGGTGTAATAGGGTGCGATCGCCTCCTGTGAGAATAACAGCACTATTAGGATGTTCTGTTTGCCAAGCTTTGATAAAATCGTGCATTCCCGCCAATAGTGTATAAATAATTCCACTCTGAATGGCTTCTGGGGTGTCGGTTGCCCAGCGTTGGGGTAGATTTTGGGAAAATTCAATCGTCGGTAAGGTGGCCGTTCTTTGGGCTAAGGAAGATTGTTGCAGACCTAAACCGGGCAAAATAGCCCCTCCGACTAACCGTTGATGGGCATCTGCTCCGGTTAAAGTCAGGGCTGTTCCGGCATCAATAACTAAAATTGGCCATCCATAGCAGGTTCCGCCACCGAAAACGGCTAAGGCTCGATCAATACCTAAAGTTGAATACATCCCGTTGAGGGGAACGTCTGCCAAGGTTAACGCTCGCACCAGGGGGGATGTTGCCCCGTATTGAGTGGGTTCGGAAACCACAGAGGCCACCAGTAAGGGCAGATTGTCTGTGAAGGTAGGGGGTTGATCCGTATTTTCCTCATTCCAAGCTTCTAATACGGTTGTACCCGCTAGTTTTGCCCAATGTCGGCGGGAATTTCCCAGCATTAATCCAAACCAAGGCTGTTCACTGACTATCGAAGATGAAGAGAATTGACGCATCTATCTTAAGAAATAGTTTTTTTATGTAACAATATCTTAAGATATCTTTACACAACCTTTGGGGTTGAGGGTGCATCTTCAAACCTGATCTGTTTCCGGTGAAGACGAAAATCTGATGATCACCCGGATGATTAATCTCCTAATATCAACCTCTTTAACCTGATATTTTTTCTTCATTTTAACTTAAAAAATTGGAAATCAAAATTTAATTTTTATGGGGTACATTCCTATGTCTATACTTCATTTAGATGCTCCTTACTGTTCATGGCCAAAAAACTATATGTTCAGCTATTTTGAATCTGAAAAACCCGCTTCGATTGCCTTATTGGAAGACGATATAGATAAACATCAGATTCAATTTTATGATCTGCTCAATCAGATTAATAAAGAAATTATTAGTACCTTAGATTTAGATAAAGTTTTAAGTTCAGCCTGTCAACAACTGGGTCAAATTATTCAATGTAGTCGGGTGAGTATTTTAGTCAAAGAATCTAACTCTGAGCAGGAATTTATGACGCGAGGTGAATATAATTCGGGGGAATATTCGAGTCAACTGGGAATTAAACTCAGCGTCAATGATAATCTGTATTTACAGGTTTTATTGTCTCAATCGCAACCTTTGGCGGTGACAAAATTTCAAGACTTTCCGGGTTTAGGAGAAACAACAAAAGCTTTAATTGATCAGTTAGAAATTCAATCCATGTTAGCCATTGCCGTTCGTTATCAAGGGGAAGTTCAAGGGATTATTGGACTTCAGCAATGTGATCGAGAACGGGAATGGCAAGATTGGGAAATTCAACTGTTAGATGGAATTGCATCTCCTTTAGCGATCGCCATTCATCATGCTCAATTATATCAAGAAACTCGCTGTAAAGCGGAACAAGAAGCGTTATTACGGTTAGTGATTAATCAAATTCGCAGTAGTTTAGAATTAAATACCATTTTAAAAACGGCTGTTCAAGGGGTTCGGCAGGTTTTGAATACAGATCGAGTCGTAATTTATCAGTTTATAGACGGTTGGCAAGGAGAAATTAAAGTTGAGGATTATCGAGTGCCTTGGCCGTCAATTTTTGGGGATAAAATCACAGATAATTGTTTTCCTGAACAACATGGAAACCTCTATAAAAATGGACGAGTTCGGGCAATTAATGATATTCATCAATCGGATTTAGATCCCTGTCATGTAAATTTTTTAGCTGCGTTACAAGTCCGAGCGAATTTAGTTGTCCCGATATTAATGGGAGGAGAAACTGAACAAAATCAATCTAATAATCAACTTTGGGGATTATTAATTGCTCATGAATGTAGTCATCCTCGGTATTGGAAATCCTGGGAAATTGAAGGATTACAACAACTTGCAGATCAATTAGCAATTGCTATTAAACAAGCACAACTGTATACCAAAGTTCAAGAAACCGCTTGGCAATATAAACTTCAAACTCAACAGTTACAAGCGACCTTAGAAGAACTCAAAAATGCCCAGATGCAACTGATTCAAAGTGAAAAGCTATCAAGTTTAGGTCAAATGGTAGCGGGAGTTGCCCATGAAATTAATAATCCTAATAACTTTATTTATGCTAATATTTCCCATGCCAGAGGGTATGTTGATAATTTGGTAAATGCTTTAAATCAATGTCGAGAATTTAGTCCTGAAATGGCAGAGTTTTTCAGTCAAATTAGTGAAGAAATCGAATTAGATTTTATTCGAGAAGACTTTCCCCATTTAATTGATTCTATGGAACAAGGCAGTGTGCGAATTCGCTCCATTGTTAATCGTTTAAAAGATTTTGCCCATTTGGATGAATCGGAATGGAAATTTGTTGATTTAACAGAAGGGTTAGAAACCAGTCTAAGTTTATTAGAACATAAAATGAATCAAATTAGTGTCCAGAAACACTACGAAAAAATTCCTAAAATCAATTGTTTTGCGGGTCAAATTAATCAAGTGTTTTTTCAAATTTTAAATAATGCCATTTATGCCGTTAAAGAGCGAGGGAAAGATGGAAAAATTACGATTAAAATTGCTAATAAAAACTCCGATTTTATCCAAATTATTATTCAGGATAATGGCTTAGGAATTCCCGATGACATTAAATCTCGAATTTTTGATCCCTTTTTTACAACAAAACCTGTAGGTCAAGGGACAGGAATGGGACTCGCTATCTGCTATCAAGTGATTGTTAAAGGTCATGGCGGGAAGTTAGAATTTAAGAGTCAGGAAGGACAAGGAACAGAATTTATCATTGAGATTCCTTGCCAATAACATGATATTATCAGGGCAATTTCCCTTGAGGGCTAACCATGAACCCTTTTAATCATTCTATCAGGCATCTATCCGGGAACTTAAGATTACGAACAGTTTTAATTATTCCGTTTCTGCTTCAAATGATTGTTGCTGTTGGATTAACGGGGTATTTATCCTATCGGAATGGACAAAAAGCAATTAATGATTTAGTCACGCAGTTACAACAAGAAATTGCAAATCGGATTCAAGAACGTTTGGATAATTATTTAGCTAAACCTTATTTTTTAAATCAAATTAATGTAGAAGCGGTGCAACTGGGAATTTTAAATATAAACAACTCCCAACTTTTAGAGCAACGATTTTTTAAACAAATTCAATTATTAAAATCTATTCAAGGGATTTATTTTGCTAATCCTCAAGGAGAAATTGTTTTAGTTAATCACAATTCTTCTCAAGGATTTCTTGCCTTAATTAGTGAAAATTTTCCCAAACGAGCTATTTATCAATTAGATGAAAATGGAAATCGAACTCAACGGATTGCTACTGATCTTTATGATGCTAAAACTCGACCTTGGTATCAACAAGCGATGCAAGCGAACCAAACAAAATGGAGTGGTGTTTATACCTTTTCCAGAGGGGATGTAGGAATTACTTTGGCTACCCCTATTTATGATCAAACGGGTGATTTTAAAGGATTAATGGCGGTTGATTTACTATTAGAATTAATCAGCGATTTTTTACATAATATTAAAATTAGTCCTACTGCTCAGACTTTTATTGTAGATGATTCAGGACAATTAGTAGCCACTTCTACGGAAGAAAAACCCTATATTAAATCGGAAGAAAATCAAATCGCAAAACCCTTAAAAGCGATTGAAAGTTCTAATGGTTTAACTCAATCAACGGTGAAATATTTAATTCAAAATTTTCATCAATTTAACCAAATTCAAACATTACAACAATTAGAATTTACTTGGAATGGACAAAAACATTTTCTACAAGTTCTTCCCTACAAAGATCAGTATGGTTTAAACTGGTTCGTTGTTGTGGTGATTCCTGAATCGGATTTTATGGAACATATCCATGAGAATAACCGTATTACTATTTTATTATGTTTAGGAGCGTTAGGACTGGCTATTATTTTAGGAATTATTACCAGTCGTTGGGTGAGTCAACCTATTTTTGAACTCAGTCAAGCGGCGGATGGGTTATCTAAAGGAAATTGGGGAACACCTGTTCAGCATAAACCCATTTATGAATTAAGACGGTTAGCACAAGCGTTTAATCAAATGCGAATTCAGTTAAAACAATCTTATCATAAATTAGAAGAATATTCAAAAAGTTTAGAGCAGAAAGTTGCGGAACGAACCCATGAATTAGAAGAAGCGAAACAAGCCGCAGATGCAGCTAATCGTGCTAAAAGTACCTTTTTAGCGAATATGAGTCATGAGTTAAGAACGCCATTAAATGCTATTTTAGGGTTTAGTCAATTGATGTCGCGTAACCCCACTTTTTCCCAAGGTTCTCAAGAGTTAAAGATTATTAATCGCAGTGGTGAACATTTATTAGAACTGATTAACGATATTTTAGATTTATCCAAAATAGAAGCGGGAAAAACTATATTAACTGAACAAAGTTTTGATCTTTATCAATTCTTGGATACCTTAGAAGGAATGTTAAAAATTAGAGTGACTTCTCAGGGACTTCAGTTTATCGTTCAATATGGCGAGGAGGTTCCTCGGTATATTATTAGTGATGAGAAGAAATTACGTCAAGTGTTAATTAATTTATTGGGGAATGCGATTAAATTTACAGAAAAAGGTCAAGTCATATTGCGGGTGAAACCTTTACCCTTTCAGGAACATTTACCTGGAGAAAACAGCAACAATAAACTGTATCTAAGTTTTGAAGTAGAAGATACTGGAATGGGAATTAAACCCGAAGAGCTTCAGGATTTATTTGATGCTTTTGTGCAAACGGAATCAGGCCAAAAATCCCAACAAGGCACAGGGTTAGGGTTGGCAATTAGTCGAAAGTTTGTGCAGATGATGGGAGGAGATATTACCGTTAGTAGTCAATTTGGGGTAGGGAGTATTTTTCAATTTACAATATTAACAACTCAGGCAGAATTTTCTGAAAGTTCACACCAGCACACTCTAGGGAAAGTTATCGGTTTATTACCGAATCAACCTGACTATAAAATATTAGTTGTTGATGAAGTTGTTGAAAATCGGTTATTAGTCAAACGGTTATTAAATTCCGTTGGATTTGAAGTTTTTGAAGCTGGAAATGGGTTAGAAGCGATTCAAGTTTGGGAACAATATCAACCACAGTTAATTTGGATGGATATGCGAATGCCTGTAATGGATGGATATACAGCAACTCGTCAGATTAAACAAAGACACCAAGGAAAAAATACGGTGATTATTGCTTTAACTGCGAGTGCGTTACAGGATGAAGAACATATTATTTTGGAAGCCGGATGTGATGATATTGTCAGAAAACCTTTTCAAGAGGCGGAATTGTTTGATAAAATGGCTCAATATTTGGGAATTCAATATATCTATGAAAACGAAAGTCCCCAGGATTCCCCATCACTCAACTCAATTCAATCCTTAACGCCAGAAATCTTTCAGAAAATGCCGTTAGCATGGGTTCAACAATTGCATCAGGCGGCGGTAAGTGGAGATGATAGCTGGGTTAGTGAGTTAATTCAACAAATTCCTGATTCTCAAGTAGAACTAGCAGAAATTCTGACATTATTAGTAGATGAATTTCGATTAGATACCATTAGTGATATCACAAAACTTGTAATTTAATTTTTTTTAAAGTTATGACTCATTCTTCTGATTCTTCTCATGCTCAACCTGTAGATATTTTAATCGTGGATGATACCCCCGATAATTTACGTTTGTTATCTTCCATGTTATTAGAACAAGGCTATAAAGTTCGCAAAGCCATGAATGGAAAACGCGCTATTCAAGCGGTAGAAGCGATTCTTCCTGATTTGATTTTATTAGATATTATGATGCCAGAAATGAATGGTTATGAAGTTGCAAAATTTCTGAAAGAGTCTGTTAATTATCAGGATATTCCCATTATATTTCTGAGTGCTTTAAATGATCCTTTAGATAAAGTGTTAGCGTTTGATGTGGGGGGAGTGGATTATATTAGTAAACCTTTTCATGTTCAGGAAGTGTTAGTTCGGGTGAAAACTCAATTGATGATTCGTCAACAACAAAAACAACTACAAGCACAAAATGAACAGTTAAAACAGGAAATTCAACACCGTCAAAATATAGAATCTAAATTAAGCTTGTTGATTCATGCCATATCCCAGGATTTAAAAAATCCGATGACAATAATCTTGAAAGGATTAAAAAGTTTACTGACCAAAAATTTAGTGTCAGATTCATCGGGTATTATTGTTCCTAGAGATATTATAGCACGGATGGTGAATAGTTGCGATCGCCAATTAACCTTGATTAATTCTTTAGTGGAAACAACAGATATCGAAATTCAAGGGATTTCTTTAGAGTGTAAACCGCTCTCTATCTATACTTTCATTCAGACTTTAGTAGGAGATTGGCAACCGATTATTAGCAAAAATCAGGCTTCCTTAAAAAGTAATATTTCTCAAGATTTGCCTTTAATTAAAGCAGATTCTCATCAACTTTTACGAATATTTGAGCATTTATTCTCTAATGCGATTAAATATAATGCTCCAGGGATTACTTTAACGGTTGCAGCCGAAGTAATTTCAACAGAAAATCATTCGTCTTTCGTTCGGTGTACTGTTTCTGATAATGGAGTGGGAATTAATAGCGAAGATATTGAAACTCTGTTTGACCTCTATCAAAGAGAAAACCATCTCAGCAAAATTAAAGGGTTAGGATTAGGTTTATATCTGTGTCGGCAAATTATTACCGCTCATGGCGGTAAAATTGGGGTAATTTCTAGTCCTAACCAAGGGGCAACTTTTTGGTTTACAATTCCAGTTTGGGCTGAATAAATATAGCAGGAAATAAGTAAAATGGAGGACAAGACTTTAAGGTATTGTTCTCCAAAACCAGTTTTTTTTACCTCTTGTAATTCGATTAAATTCGCTTAAACACTAACACATCATCCTTTTCATAGGATAATTTAAAATTAGATTTTGCTTTCAATTGAGTGACAGATTTTTCCCCTAAATCTTTTGTATCCGGCCAAGGATGGCGTAAATTTAAAATCACATAATCAAATTCTTTTAAATCAAAGTCCGGTGACACTTGATTGAGTAATTTAATGGTTTTTCGATGGGTGAAATGGGGTGCAAGTCGGTTATCAGTTAAAACGCCTCCTTTAGTTTGGATTTGGGTAACGGCATTTCGGGTGGCTGACCAATTATCGATGCGAGTAAAATAGCCTAAAACTTGGGTATGATCTCCCCATAATAAGAAGATTATACTTGACCAAAGTACAATCCATTGGGGGAGTTTTTGATGGGGAATTGTGAATAAATTAGAATAAGGCTTTTTACCTTCCTCCTGTGCTATAGGGGGGTGAGAAGTTGGAGAATTTATATTCATTTCCTCTGAGGACAAGGGAGGTTGAGGGGGGGTATTCTTCTGAAATTTATTCCATAAACTCCATAAACTATTCCCCAGTCCCGGCTTTTCTGCGGCTAAGGTTCTAATCATTACTAAGAATAAAAAAGGTAAAGCCGGAAGGGAATATTGATAGATTAAACTGCGTTGCATGGGGTCAATAGATAATACATTCAGTAATAACGTGGGAATGGCTGGAATTAAAGCGATAAACTTTTGAGGGTTTAACCACCAAATTACTGCAATACTAAATTCCAAGAAATAAACCCAAGTCTCGATAGACAGTAATTTTCCTAAAACAAATTGAGGTTTGAAAAGGGTATTAAAAATAACCTCTAAAACTGAATTTC
Encoded here:
- the aat gene encoding leucyl/phenylalanyl-tRNA--protein transferase, producing the protein MQYDVTAIIQGYAQGYFLMANDGEDSLGWYSSRERALIPLNEQFRYPRSLQRVLNQNRFTVAINQDFNAVVEGCANREETWISSELKQIYHALNQAGFAYSFETWKEGELAGGILGIVIGGAFIGESMFFNIPDGSKVAMVKLVERLIERKFILFDAQMNNPHLERFGSYIIKNQDYKKLLKKAIIQPCSF
- a CDS encoding alpha/beta fold hydrolase, whose protein sequence is MYQLFHHFRVQIPQGQIFWREAGYGPTIIFLHGSWADSSQWIPLMQHLSLEYHCVAPDVLGCGESRSFTKIHPSISLEVECLAEQIKSLKLKEFCLVGHGLGAWIATRYALEYPDAVKGLVVIAPEGVEFPNYKKEWGRIRQLAANFSPLIWFLKLIYPLAFLFGQGKKIQAELNQRQMMLQWPVANKLLYQRRWAEIHGEMLNQRLHELRLPTLVLQGNEDTAMAYQHSKTYSEITPMAQCQIIEGGQPNLPVQMPEVIAQSIRTFITTHVQFSEPPSPEILDEDQPTDESSYQETAW
- a CDS encoding pantothenate kinase; amino-acid sequence: MRQFSSSSIVSEQPWFGLMLGNSRRHWAKLAGTTVLEAWNEENTDQPPTFTDNLPLLVASVVSEPTQYGATSPLVRALTLADVPLNGMYSTLGIDRALAVFGGGTCYGWPILVIDAGTALTLTGADAHQRLVGGAILPGLGLQQSSLAQRTATLPTIEFSQNLPQRWATDTPEAIQSGIIYTLLAGMHDFIKAWQTEHPNSAVILTGGDRTLLHRYFTKQFPDTKTHLLVDPHLIFRGMAALKTEHGW
- a CDS encoding GAF domain-containing protein, with the translated sequence MSILHLDAPYCSWPKNYMFSYFESEKPASIALLEDDIDKHQIQFYDLLNQINKEIISTLDLDKVLSSACQQLGQIIQCSRVSILVKESNSEQEFMTRGEYNSGEYSSQLGIKLSVNDNLYLQVLLSQSQPLAVTKFQDFPGLGETTKALIDQLEIQSMLAIAVRYQGEVQGIIGLQQCDREREWQDWEIQLLDGIASPLAIAIHHAQLYQETRCKAEQEALLRLVINQIRSSLELNTILKTAVQGVRQVLNTDRVVIYQFIDGWQGEIKVEDYRVPWPSIFGDKITDNCFPEQHGNLYKNGRVRAINDIHQSDLDPCHVNFLAALQVRANLVVPILMGGETEQNQSNNQLWGLLIAHECSHPRYWKSWEIEGLQQLADQLAIAIKQAQLYTKVQETAWQYKLQTQQLQATLEELKNAQMQLIQSEKLSSLGQMVAGVAHEINNPNNFIYANISHARGYVDNLVNALNQCREFSPEMAEFFSQISEEIELDFIREDFPHLIDSMEQGSVRIRSIVNRLKDFAHLDESEWKFVDLTEGLETSLSLLEHKMNQISVQKHYEKIPKINCFAGQINQVFFQILNNAIYAVKERGKDGKITIKIANKNSDFIQIIIQDNGLGIPDDIKSRIFDPFFTTKPVGQGTGMGLAICYQVIVKGHGGKLEFKSQEGQGTEFIIEIPCQ
- a CDS encoding hybrid sensor histidine kinase/response regulator, which translates into the protein MTHSSDSSHAQPVDILIVDDTPDNLRLLSSMLLEQGYKVRKAMNGKRAIQAVEAILPDLILLDIMMPEMNGYEVAKFLKESVNYQDIPIIFLSALNDPLDKVLAFDVGGVDYISKPFHVQEVLVRVKTQLMIRQQQKQLQAQNEQLKQEIQHRQNIESKLSLLIHAISQDLKNPMTIILKGLKSLLTKNLVSDSSGIIVPRDIIARMVNSCDRQLTLINSLVETTDIEIQGISLECKPLSIYTFIQTLVGDWQPIISKNQASLKSNISQDLPLIKADSHQLLRIFEHLFSNAIKYNAPGITLTVAAEVISTENHSSFVRCTVSDNGVGINSEDIETLFDLYQRENHLSKIKGLGLGLYLCRQIITAHGGKIGVISSPNQGATFWFTIPVWAE
- a CDS encoding DUF2079 domain-containing protein, translating into MNKMQTYPDLPEPSTSIQTKGLFSLSIWKIMAIGTIILFLYSSLRHFLFQSTAYDLGIYDQIIYLMSQGSQPISSFLGFHFLGDHGALAIYPLVFLYKLYPTVYWLFLVQAICLASGAGITWKLARSSGLNQQLALAVAIAYLLYPEIFNINLFDFHPDVLAVPAIFGAILAAKQKKFIWFILAILWILACKAVFSLTVIAIGFWLIFFEQRRFSGMIAIALGIAWFLLVTQVMIPFYSGQEAAGVSRYPYLGNSVLEVIFNTLFKPQFVLGKLLSIETWVYFLEFSIAVIWWLNPQKFIALIPAIPTLLLNVLSIDPMQRSLIYQYSLPALPFLFLVMIRTLAAEKPGLGNSLWSLWNKFQKNTPPQPPLSSEEMNINSPTSHPPIAQEEGKKPYSNLFTIPHQKLPQWIVLWSSIIFLLWGDHTQVLGYFTRIDNWSATRNAVTQIQTKGGVLTDNRLAPHFTHRKTIKLLNQVSPDFDLKEFDYVILNLRHPWPDTKDLGEKSVTQLKAKSNFKLSYEKDDVLVFKRI
- a CDS encoding NUDIX domain-containing protein; protein product: MVLSRAKQFWNFGQTVLGIIFRHPVPGTSIIPILPNGQIVLVRRRDNGKWALPGGMVDWGEEISTTIQRELTEETGLELVKIRRLVGVYSSPDRDPRIHSICVVVEADVQGNFQVQDIHEITEVKAFDVTSLPTDFSHDCERHLQDYLNGLTTLA
- a CDS encoding hybrid sensor histidine kinase/response regulator — encoded protein: MNPFNHSIRHLSGNLRLRTVLIIPFLLQMIVAVGLTGYLSYRNGQKAINDLVTQLQQEIANRIQERLDNYLAKPYFLNQINVEAVQLGILNINNSQLLEQRFFKQIQLLKSIQGIYFANPQGEIVLVNHNSSQGFLALISENFPKRAIYQLDENGNRTQRIATDLYDAKTRPWYQQAMQANQTKWSGVYTFSRGDVGITLATPIYDQTGDFKGLMAVDLLLELISDFLHNIKISPTAQTFIVDDSGQLVATSTEEKPYIKSEENQIAKPLKAIESSNGLTQSTVKYLIQNFHQFNQIQTLQQLEFTWNGQKHFLQVLPYKDQYGLNWFVVVVIPESDFMEHIHENNRITILLCLGALGLAIILGIITSRWVSQPIFELSQAADGLSKGNWGTPVQHKPIYELRRLAQAFNQMRIQLKQSYHKLEEYSKSLEQKVAERTHELEEAKQAADAANRAKSTFLANMSHELRTPLNAILGFSQLMSRNPTFSQGSQELKIINRSGEHLLELINDILDLSKIEAGKTILTEQSFDLYQFLDTLEGMLKIRVTSQGLQFIVQYGEEVPRYIISDEKKLRQVLINLLGNAIKFTEKGQVILRVKPLPFQEHLPGENSNNKLYLSFEVEDTGMGIKPEELQDLFDAFVQTESGQKSQQGTGLGLAISRKFVQMMGGDITVSSQFGVGSIFQFTILTTQAEFSESSHQHTLGKVIGLLPNQPDYKILVVDEVVENRLLVKRLLNSVGFEVFEAGNGLEAIQVWEQYQPQLIWMDMRMPVMDGYTATRQIKQRHQGKNTVIIALTASALQDEEHIILEAGCDDIVRKPFQEAELFDKMAQYLGIQYIYENESPQDSPSLNSIQSLTPEIFQKMPLAWVQQLHQAAVSGDDSWVSELIQQIPDSQVELAEILTLLVDEFRLDTISDITKLVI